TCTAACTGGCTGTCAATTTTTGTTCGAATAAATATTTAAATTTGTTCGGATATTTATTTAAAAAAGCTTATTTTTTGTTATAATGAAACTAATAATTAACTTCATGAAGGTGACATCTTGACTAAAAATACTTTTGAAACAATCTATCAAACATTGAAAGACCGCATTTTACAAGGAACCTATAGCATTAAAATGCGACTCCCCATCGAAGACGACTTAATCACTGAATTCGATAGTAGTCGCTACGCCGTCCGCAAAGCCATCAAAAAACTTGCTGATGAAGGCTTGGTTTATAGCGTCAAAGGACGCGGCGTCGTCTTATTAGAACATACCTCACAAACACAACAGTTCAATCTTAGTTTGGGAAAATTAACCGGCATTCAGGCCATCAACGCTGACCGTCACTTAGACTACCAAACCAAATTAGTGAGCTTCAAACAAATCATCGTTGATCAAACTTTAAGCCGGCAGACCGCTTTTGAAGTTGGCATTCCCGTCTATGCCATTCAACGGGTTCGCCAATTCAACGGGACCGCTGCCGTCATTGACTTGAACTATTTCAATGCGCAATTAACCCCCGGGATTACCGCTGAGATTGCGCAAGCTTCCATCTATGACTACTTACAAAATGAGCTAAAAATCAAAATTGCTGTCGTTAAACGCATGTTGCGCGTCGATACGGCCCTGGCTATTGATTTTGACCAACTTGCTTTAGGAACCAATAATTGTGTCGGCAATATGATTAGCATTGGTTTTAATGATGCTGGCCGTCAATTTGAATATACAGAATCTCACTTCATTCCAAACGAATTTGTGTTCACACAACTCATTCGTAATTAAACTTTACCAACGGTTTCAAGCTAAGTTGCCATTTGAGCAACTTAGCTTTTTTTGCGTCAAACCGGGCTATTTCACACCTGATTGAAGTGCCACAACAAATCATTCTGATTAATTCATATTATTTTGGCTTATATGTTCGAATAAATATTGACTATTTAGTTTAACCGGCTATAATTATTATTATAAAAGCTAATGGGGGTTAGCTTTTGTACCACACAATCAACCTGATTGTGGGTATGATCGGGGACCAAAGAATTAGGGCTGGTCAAGGGAGTTTAACAACAATAAAAATGGTCGCTAGATAGCGCGTATCTAGTGACTATTTTTATGCCATCGGCGTATTTAGTGACGCCGACGACGCTTAACAATCCCGAAACGTCCTAGGAATCCAGTTAACGCTAGCAAACTCAACCCCAACCACTGCAACGCCGGTTGATGGGCATCACTCGTTTGCGGTAATTTGGACTTTGCGGTCACCACTGGCGTTAATTTCACCAGTGGTGCCGCCGTTGCAATCGCCACTTTAGGTTCAACCGTTGCAGTTGGCGTTCCCGTTGCCGCTACCTTAACGGGAACATAACTGAAGACCCGTTGTTGCGGTTGGCTCGTATACTGACCGGTTATGATTGGCGCCATGCCAGCAACCAACTGATACCCTTTAAATTTAGGTGCTGCAGCCTGATACATCGTAGTCGTCGGTCCGGTCAACGTTTGACTTGGCCGTAATGTTTGGGTCGTCCCCGCTACTTGATAGCCAACCGTCACTTGACCAGTAGTGGTTGGTACCGGTTGAGTAGCTGGTTGATAAGTGACCGTCAATGCAACATTTGGACTAGTGCTATCAATTGGAACGGCAGCAACTTGTGGTAATTCAGCTTGATAATGACTGACTGCCGGTGACACTTGCGCTGAAAATACAACTGGCGCCATTTGAGCTACCCAATCGCTATATGTCACGGCGCCGGTAACTTGATCAACTTGCGCCTGCCGTGTAAATGTCACTACTTGCGTAACAGTTGGTGCTGCTAACCGGCCATCGGGATACTGGTATTTAACGGTTTCAGTGATTGAACGCTGCAACGTCAGATTAGCCGGTAATTGATCGCCCGCTTGGAATGTTTTCACCTGATGCGCTAAAGCAATTAAGTAATTCCCCGTCGCCGTTGGTTGCGCATAAATATCACCATTCGTCGGATAATCACTAGCCACTAACCGATAACCAGCTGCCGTATAAGCCTGAATGCTTGTCGTTGGTCGGTAACTTGCTTGACTTTGGTAAGGCCCGGTCAACGTGGTTGTCTTTAAGACTTGACCAGTGGTCGTGTCAACATATTGAACCGTACGTTGCACGGGGATTCCTTGATATTGATAGGTGATCGTCCCTGCTGGCAATGCTAACGTCCCACTAGCTGGTGCACTATTAGCCGCTAACGTTGCAGCCGTATAATTCGTAAGCTTTAGTGGCGCACTGGTATACGCATCGCCAACATTGCCATGAATCGTCGTCGCTGGCGCAATGGGTAACCCTGCCGCATTCACATAGCTAACCGTTAAGCCCCCGGCAACCACCGGTGTTAACCGATAACTAAACGTTAACAGCTGAGGATTCTGGGTATAACTTCCGGTTGGCGAACTGGTGTCATCCGGCACCAATGTATAATGTGGCACCACCGTATTCGCAGTAAAATTATAAGCTTCACCAATTGTTTTGCCAGGAATCACGGTGGTTGGTTGAATCAGCTTATCCGTATCAACGTCGACATATTGAATCGCAACTTGGGGCGCCTTTTGCCAGTATGCCGCTTGATAAATCATACTATCGTAGCGGAACGTAATATTATTTGGATAGTTAATGTTAATATAATCGGCACGATTTCCGAGTGTGTTGGCAATCCCACGAAACCCATATGCAAACCAATTAGCATTAGGAACGGCGGGATAAGCCGTTGGAATCTCGAAAAGACCATTTCCTAAATTAGTTAATGGTGTTTCAGTCACTGGGGTTGCGCCATTATTCCAAGTATTTTCATATCGATCAGCTAATGCTTCACCTTGAAAACCAGTGATTGGTGTTGCCTGGAAACGTCCCGGTTGCCCAATCACAAAGTTAACCTGAATGGGCACATTCAACCGTTGCCCAATCGCAACGACATAGGCCATCTTAGTGAATTTGCCTAGTGATGAAAAATCTGATAATGAATTATCATTAAGATTGAATGATTTATAAGTTGAATTTTCATCAATTTTAGTTAACCACGGTGCGATCTGGGCCAATTGGGCATTCGTCATCCCATCTGGATTATTCTGATAATCATGAGTGGCCGCTACAGTCGATCCAATTAATTGCACCTCATTAATAGCACTAGGATCAATTTGTTCTAGCGGTGCTAAGTTAACAGCTGCCATATCATGCACCATGATTGTTACTTCGCTAAAATGATCATCAATTAGCGGTGTTAAATCAATATTAGGTGTATTATATTGCGTCACGAGTCTAATCAGTGCCGTACTTGGCAAATAGCGTAGATACTGCATGCCAGCTAATGAGCCAGTCACTATTAACGTATCATTATCGGTCCCGATTGCTAATGTCGTCCCTTTAAAATTACGGATATCGCCTACCGTAATTGGTCCGGTAACTCCTAATCCAGTCTGAACAGCTTGTTCAATTCCAGGATCGTTGAACGTGACTACGGTCGCATCAGGCACCGCAGTCGTCGCACTACTGGTAGCTGTCGCATCAGCGCTAGTGGCATTGCTGGTTGCGGCGGTACTATTAGTCATCGTGGTTGTGGCACTAGTCGTTAAACTACTGGTCGCCGTGGACGTCGGTGCACTAACTGGTGCCATAGTTGCAGTCGTCGTCAAGCTACTCGTTGCGGCGGTACTGCTAGCCAAAGTAGCCGTCGCATGGGTCGTCAGACTACTCGTTGTCGCTGAAGTGGTCGGACTGGCTGCTGAAGTGGCACTCGTGGTCAGACTGGTTGCACTTGTCGCACTAGTTGTTGTGGTAGCTGTCGTCTTAGCGGCTGAACCAGCACTCGTTGTGGCACCGCTAGTACTCGTTGACGAACTAGTGGCATCACTGGCGACAGTCGATGTCGCTGTTGACGCTGGTTGACTAGCGGCACTCGTTGTTGGCGCCTGCACCTCAACCTTGGCACTGGTTGTCAAACTAGTTGGCGCAACGGTAGCCGTCGTTGTGGTCGCCGCCTTAGCACTGACAGGTTGCATTAAACTAGTCGTACTTAAAAAAGCCCCGCCAGCTAAAACAATGATGACTGTGCACCACTGCTTTCCAGTTTTATACATTCGATAATGAGTTTGCACTTTTTGAAAGCGTTCTAATTGTTTGATTCGCATTCGCAAACTCGCCCCTTTCTCAAAACCTAATTCATCGTCTGTTGCCCTACTTTAATCTAAAACTCAATCCCCTAATCACTTACTTTCACCCCTTAGGTTTACCATGGTCTTGTGGTAGATACAACGCCGCGACGACAACTTTCACCACCAATCTGATTTAATCAGGGCCGATGTTGTTAGGAAAACTTCTTAAGCAACTAAGTTAGTTTATAATTAATTTCATACTGAAAATATGATTAGTTTAGCAATGCCGTAACCGATACCATTCGTGTCATAATTCATTTAATATCGCTTTAAATCAACTGTCACAAGCCCCATAGCAACTAGCAAAAAACATGCTGGTTAGTTGTTCAGCTTCAAAAGTCGATCTAACTAACACCTTATTAAACTTATTAAATAAGTCTAATAATCAAACTAAATCATTTATTTTATGCTTAGCTGGTGAATTCATCCCATAATAATTGCTGATTAGCCAGGTTTTCCCTATACTATTACTCATAAGCCAGCCATTTTATAATCAATATTTGTTAAGAATGGCTTTCGCTTAGCCGACATGAAGGTCAAGGAGTTAACTTTGGGGATAACTAAAACAAGCTCGGGCCAATTGGCTCAAGCTTGTTTTAGTTCTAAGATTTATTTAATTACGATGATGCCATAGTGCGACACTACTTAATAGTATTGCACCAATCATGCCAAGGATGGTGACCCATTGTGATTGGTTTTCGTTAGTTTGCGGTAACTGCGGTCCATTCACCGCTTGCATCGCGGTCACAACCCGGGCTCGTAAAGCAACCAGTCGTTTTAACATCGCTACTCGCGTTGCCGACTGCGATTGCGTTTGGGCTTGCTTAATTAATTGATCAATCTTCGCTAACAATACGGTCTCATCAGTCAGTTGATCTGCTTGGGGTTCAACTAAAATATTTTCAAACTCAGTTGCTAATTCGGCCTCAACTGTTGGGGTCAAAATCGTGACATCTTCTAATTCGGCAGCTTCCTCATCCACCGCTGCTGCAGCATTCTCTTCCGTCGTGGTTTCAGATGTTGGCCCTTCATCAACATCATCTGGTTCAGAATCAGTTGCCGGTAATTCCACGTCAATCATTGGTGGCACGGCTGTTTCATAGTCTGGTTCCTCTGGTTCAACCGGTGGTAATTCCACGTCAATCATTGGTGGCACAGCTGTTTCATAGTCTGGTTCCTCTGGTTCAACCGGTGGTAACTCGGTATCGATAATTGGCGGCACTGGTTTCTCGTAATCCGGGGTTTCTGGTTCAACCGTCGGCAGGTCAACATCAATCGTTGGTGGCACCGGTTTCTCGTAATCCGGAGTTTCTGGTTCAACCGTTGGCAGGTCAACATCAATTGTTGGTGGCACTGGTTTCTCGTAATCTGGATGATCAGGGTCATTTTCATTATCGGTATTATCTTGTAAATCCCACCGATGAGTTTCAGCGTTTACGACGACCTGATTGGCAATTATGTTCCCATCTAGATTTTGATTAGCGACAATTTCGGCCATCGGTGCTAACACGCTGCCTTGGAATGGACGATCAATTGAAATCATCTCCGTAACTAAGTGGTCACTAGCCGTGTCATCGTGAAAGTTCCACAACAAGTGATTATCCCCAAAGTCTTCAGTTTCCTGATTATTGCGATCAGTGCCATCATCATAAATCACTTTAATCTGTGAATTAACATGATATTCAGCAGTCCCACCGGTCGCCACATTAATGAGCACCGTCTGCCCATCTTTATCCGCTGACAATCCCGTAATCGTTAGCGGTGTACTCGTTGTCAATACTTCTGCCGCTAGATTAATGACAATCTTGCCATCAGCATCTGGTGCAATGTCACTGACATCAATCACCCGCTGATTATGATCTGAAAAATCAGCATTCGTATAAGTCGCTACCGGTGATTGTTCACCAAGCTGAACATTCAACGCTGCTAGCTTGGCAAATTCTTCGTCAAAATCAATATAAACATTTCCCGTCTTGTCTTGATAAACTTCTTTAGCGAGCAAATGATCAATATCGACCCCATTCACCTTAGGCCGATTGGGATTGCTTACATCAACGTCAACATTTTCACCAAAAATCACTTTATTCTCCCGCGTGTCACCGGCCGAGACGAAGGAGCTATTCGCAATCGTTGTGATATTTTGAATATATGAAATATCTTTATCTAATAATTCTTCAATGATACTCGTCCCAAAATTAACGTTCCCCGATAGATTGGCGACGGCAATATTCCCATTAGTATGCGCATTTAATTCAGCTTCACGCGCAAAGACATGAAACTGCGAAGCAACACCCAATAAATTATGTAAATCTGGATAGTCATCGGTCACCGTCCCCCCGGACTGAACAGCATCATTGGCTACCGGTGTGACTGTCGTTTTAGTCGCTGGTAACGCTGACGCAGTAGTCACGGACTGATGACTCGCCGCTACAACTGCACTAGCGCTACTAACTGACATACTGCTAGCACTGGTCGCAACACTACTGGTGGCTTGGCTAGCTACTGGACTAGTGGCCGACGACGAAACTGAAGTAGTTATTGCACGACTACTAGTGGCTGAACTTGCGCTCGTTGTTGTTGGTTGGCTGGCACTGGTCAGACTTGTCTGACTGGTTGCACTCGTTGCGCTTACTGAACTCGCACTTGAACTGGCAACGCTACTGGTGCTCACACTGGCCTTGGTACTCGAATCACTAGCAACGGCAGTTGGCGCCGCCACGGCCGTCTTAGTCGTCGCAGTTATCGTACTAGTTGCAGTCGCCTGACTAGTCATTGTGTCAGCATTAGCAGTAACCGCCATTCCACTTAATCCAGCAATCACAGCACATGTAAAAACCCAGCGACGACCAATTTTATACATCTTAAAATGCGTTTGTTTACTTTCCATCCTTTTTCACCCAAAATTCTACTTTTATTGTGTAAATATCTTTCAACCTAACATCATTTTCACGCTTTTCTCAAAAACAATCAAGCCGCTCAGATAACTTCATTCAGATAAAACGATTATTTTTTATTAACCGTAAAGGCAACAGTCCCAACGATTTAGGCTGTTCATTACTAGTCGTAATTAATCATCATAACACTATAGTTATCGACGACTGATAATTCAGCAACAGGGTGTTTTCAAAATAGTTTTCAACAAAAAAAGCCGATGGTCGCGTCCATCGACTTTCAAACTATTCTAGGTGGTAACGTCAAGTTCACCTGACTCTTAAGCGTTAGTACTCTGACTAACTTACCCGAAACAAGTGCCTGTTACCCTGATGCAAATTCAGTGTAACAGCTGAAACGCTTTTCTAGTCAAGCAAAAATTTAACTTTGTTTACTTATTCTTTTTAAACTGGCGCACCATTTGTTTCATTTCACGCTTACTCCCAAACATCCGCTTAATTTTCTGGGCTTCCATTTGGCGAGAATTAAGTCCTTCATAGGCCATTTCACGTTGTAACTTTTGATAACTGTTGAATCTGGCCGACGTTATATCGCCCGCTGTTATCGCCGCCTGAACTGCACAGCCCGGTTCGTTAGTATGGGTACAATTGCGGAATTTGCATTGCGCCGCCAACGTCGTAATGTCTTCAAAAGTCTTCGCTAAGTCACCGGTGTACAATTGCAATTCCCGCATGCCCGGTGTATCAATCACCATTCCACCAGTCGGTAATAATAATAATTGTCGGGCAGTCGTCGCATGCCGCCCCTTATCATCATCTGCTCGAATCGTCTTAGTTGCCAAGCGGTCCTGACCTAATAGCCGATTAATCAGCGTTGATTTTCCCACTCCCGATGACCCGACTAACGCTACCGTTTGACCGGCGCCCAGATAGGCTCGAATCTCAGTTTCCCCAACCTCAGTTGTCGCTGAATAAGGAATAACGTCAACGCCCATGCTAACTTCAGCCAACTCAGCTAATTTTGCTGCTAGATCCGTGCATAAATCAGCTTTGGTTAGGACAATCACCGGAGTTGCCCCACTATCCCACGCCATTGTTAAGTAGCGCTCAACGCGCCGAACATTAAAATCAGCGTTCAATGACATACAAATAAAAATCGTGTCGAGATTCGCCGCAATTAACTGGCCCTGTGACGTATTGCCAACCGCCATCCGCGCTAAGACACTTTTTCGTGGTAAAACTTGATTAATCATGGCAACATCTGGCGCAACGGTGCCCGCATCAATCAGCACCCAATCGCCAACGGCTGGAAGCTCGGTAACATCCGCCGTCTGATAAGTGAAACGGCCGGTCACTTTAGCATACAATTCACCGGTTGCACTCATCAGTTGATACAACTCACGATGTTGCGCTGTCACCCGAGCGATTACTTGCTGAGGTGCTTGCTCAGCAGTGGCTTTCAAACGTGACGTTAACCCATATTGGCTTAAATTAATTTTCAATTTTCTAAAATCCTTTCGTAAGTCCGGCACCCTTTTGCTTACGATAAAAAAGCACAGTTACCCACTGTACTTCAAAATGAACCGATTAAAAGCGGCTGCCATTCATCAGTCATTTATCTGGCCTTAGGGTACACTAAACAAAGCAGGCATTATCCTACTTTTTTCGTATAAACTAATTACCTGATTAAACGGCCGACATAATGACACCCCTTATGATTTAGTTCTTAAAAATTAACATGAATTTTAAAGCTTGTCAATTGTCGTTTTAGCCAACTAACACGGACTAATTACTAATTACTGATTTTTAAATATCATCAGGATTCACAAGATCCATAGTATATTGCAACTTACTTATAGAATGATCTGTTAAATTTTCAATCACTAAATAATAAACTGAATTACGATTATAAACCTGATCAATTAACGTACTGCGAACAGTTTGAATTCGTTCACCAATTGCCTTTTTTTCGCTGTTAGCGTTAACCACTAATTGACCTGAAATTTGGTGATCCTGATCATCCACAAAATATAACTTATAACTAGTTGGAACGACAGTGGCGCTAATTGGTTCAGGCTGCATAATACTTAAGGGTACTTCTAATGACGTTATACGCCGTTTAGTATTCACTAACTGTAACTCCGCCATTTGTGCATTAGATTTGTCACTACTTGTTCGAATTTCCAACAATGGTACCAGCATTTCTTGTAATGAAGACCCTCCATGGACATAATTATCTCCACCGTTGGCCCGAAATACATTCGCCGTTGTTGGATAATAAACATAACGTTCATCTTCATTATTTAGCACTGTAGCTAGTGATTGCCGATTAATACCAGGTTCTTTAACCTCACGCTTTGTAATTAAATAGCGTGGCGCTTTCCAATCGGCATCATCAGTAGGTAATTCGATCTTATCTACTGCCTTTAACTTCTCATCCCGATATAAATAGCCATGATCAGCTGTGATGTAAAGATGGGCAATACTAGCACTCCGCAAACGATTTACAAACCCACGCAATTCATTAATAGCTTCATTAGCGGCAGCAAAGGTTTCGTCTTCAGTTCCCTGATTCTCTGCAGTTGTATCAATTTGATTATGATAAATATAAATAACATCCTGACCAGCAAATGCCGTTCGTAATTCATCTCTAGTCTTACTCTTCAACTCTTTGAATCGGTAAGCTACACTACGTGGATTAGCTTGCTGTAAAATCAACTGTCGTTTTTTTACATTATCAGCTTCCATACCGTCAACAGCAACACGCCGTGTATTAGTCTGCAATGCCAACTGCCTATGTGGTAATAGTGCTGACATCCCCATATAAGTTACTGATGGTAAACCCGTCACCAAATAATGCATGTTTAACTCATTGATTTGATCATCTAACGAAAATTGATTTTGTAACTC
This genomic window from Lactobacillus sp. CBA3606 contains:
- a CDS encoding GntR family transcriptional regulator, with protein sequence MTKNTFETIYQTLKDRILQGTYSIKMRLPIEDDLITEFDSSRYAVRKAIKKLADEGLVYSVKGRGVVLLEHTSQTQQFNLSLGKLTGIQAINADRHLDYQTKLVSFKQIIVDQTLSRQTAFEVGIPVYAIQRVRQFNGTAAVIDLNYFNAQLTPGITAEIAQASIYDYLQNELKIKIAVVKRMLRVDTALAIDFDQLALGTNNCVGNMISIGFNDAGRQFEYTESHFIPNEFVFTQLIRN
- a CDS encoding MucBP domain-containing protein, with product MRIKQLERFQKVQTHYRMYKTGKQWCTVIIVLAGGAFLSTTSLMQPVSAKAATTTTATVAPTSLTTSAKVEVQAPTTSAASQPASTATSTVASDATSSSTSTSGATTSAGSAAKTTATTTTSATSATSLTTSATSAASPTTSATTSSLTTHATATLASSTAATSSLTTTATMAPVSAPTSTATSSLTTSATTTMTNSTAATSNATSADATATSSATTAVPDATVVTFNDPGIEQAVQTGLGVTGPITVGDIRNFKGTTLAIGTDNDTLIVTGSLAGMQYLRYLPSTALIRLVTQYNTPNIDLTPLIDDHFSEVTIMVHDMAAVNLAPLEQIDPSAINEVQLIGSTVAATHDYQNNPDGMTNAQLAQIAPWLTKIDENSTYKSFNLNDNSLSDFSSLGKFTKMAYVVAIGQRLNVPIQVNFVIGQPGRFQATPITGFQGEALADRYENTWNNGATPVTETPLTNLGNGLFEIPTAYPAVPNANWFAYGFRGIANTLGNRADYININYPNNITFRYDSMIYQAAYWQKAPQVAIQYVDVDTDKLIQPTTVIPGKTIGEAYNFTANTVVPHYTLVPDDTSSPTGSYTQNPQLLTFSYRLTPVVAGGLTVSYVNAAGLPIAPATTIHGNVGDAYTSAPLKLTNYTAATLAANSAPASGTLALPAGTITYQYQGIPVQRTVQYVDTTTGQVLKTTTLTGPYQSQASYRPTTSIQAYTAAGYRLVASDYPTNGDIYAQPTATGNYLIALAHQVKTFQAGDQLPANLTLQRSITETVKYQYPDGRLAAPTVTQVVTFTRQAQVDQVTGAVTYSDWVAQMAPVVFSAQVSPAVSHYQAELPQVAAVPIDSTSPNVALTVTYQPATQPVPTTTGQVTVGYQVAGTTQTLRPSQTLTGPTTTMYQAAAPKFKGYQLVAGMAPIITGQYTSQPQQRVFSYVPVKVAATGTPTATVEPKVAIATAAPLVKLTPVVTAKSKLPQTSDAHQPALQWLGLSLLALTGFLGRFGIVKRRRRH
- a CDS encoding collagen-binding domain-containing protein, whose amino-acid sequence is MESKQTHFKMYKIGRRWVFTCAVIAGLSGMAVTANADTMTSQATATSTITATTKTAVAAPTAVASDSSTKASVSTSSVASSSASSVSATSATSQTSLTSASQPTTTSASSATSSRAITTSVSSSATSPVASQATSSVATSASSMSVSSASAVVAASHQSVTTASALPATKTTVTPVANDAVQSGGTVTDDYPDLHNLLGVASQFHVFAREAELNAHTNGNIAVANLSGNVNFGTSIIEELLDKDISYIQNITTIANSSFVSAGDTRENKVIFGENVDVDVSNPNRPKVNGVDIDHLLAKEVYQDKTGNVYIDFDEEFAKLAALNVQLGEQSPVATYTNADFSDHNQRVIDVSDIAPDADGKIVINLAAEVLTTSTPLTITGLSADKDGQTVLINVATGGTAEYHVNSQIKVIYDDGTDRNNQETEDFGDNHLLWNFHDDTASDHLVTEMISIDRPFQGSVLAPMAEIVANQNLDGNIIANQVVVNAETHRWDLQDNTDNENDPDHPDYEKPVPPTIDVDLPTVEPETPDYEKPVPPTIDVDLPTVEPETPDYEKPVPPIIDTELPPVEPEEPDYETAVPPMIDVELPPVEPEEPDYETAVPPMIDVELPATDSEPDDVDEGPTSETTTEENAAAAVDEEAAELEDVTILTPTVEAELATEFENILVEPQADQLTDETVLLAKIDQLIKQAQTQSQSATRVAMLKRLVALRARVVTAMQAVNGPQLPQTNENQSQWVTILGMIGAILLSSVALWHHRN
- the rsgA gene encoding ribosome small subunit-dependent GTPase A, whose product is MKINLSQYGLTSRLKATAEQAPQQVIARVTAQHRELYQLMSATGELYAKVTGRFTYQTADVTELPAVGDWVLIDAGTVAPDVAMINQVLPRKSVLARMAVGNTSQGQLIAANLDTIFICMSLNADFNVRRVERYLTMAWDSGATPVIVLTKADLCTDLAAKLAELAEVSMGVDVIPYSATTEVGETEIRAYLGAGQTVALVGSSGVGKSTLINRLLGQDRLATKTIRADDDKGRHATTARQLLLLPTGGMVIDTPGMRELQLYTGDLAKTFEDITTLAAQCKFRNCTHTNEPGCAVQAAITAGDITSARFNSYQKLQREMAYEGLNSRQMEAQKIKRMFGSKREMKQMVRQFKKNK